In Nocardioides sp. zg-1228, a single window of DNA contains:
- the zwf gene encoding glucose-6-phosphate dehydrogenase — MTYVNPLRDPQDRRLPRIAGPCGMVLFGVTGDLSRKKIMPAIYDLANRGLLPPGFSLVGFARREWADQDFAQIVHDAVKENARTPFREEVWNQLSEGFRFVPGDFDDDDAFDHLRRTVEELDQLRGTGGNMAFYLAIPPAFFGNVVGQLKEHGLADPAPDQWRRVVVEKPFGHDLESARELNAILDGVFPSGSVFRIDHYLGKETVQNILAMRFANNMFEPIWNANYVDHVQITMAEDIGIGGRAGYYDGIGAARDVIQNHLLQLMALVAMEEPIAFDAESLRLEKQKVLASATLPPRLDTTTARGQYTAGWAGGEKVKGFLDEEGIPKTSTTETYAAITVNVETRRWAGVPFYLRTGKRLGRRVTEVAIVFKRAPHLPFTQTATEDLSQNALVIRVQPDEGMTMRFGSKVPGTAMEIRDVNMDFAYGGSFTEASAEAYERLILDVLLGDPPLFPRHEEVELSWKILDPVIAAWARKGTPEPYDSGTWGPASADQMLARDGRTWRRP; from the coding sequence ATGACCTACGTCAACCCGCTGCGCGATCCGCAGGACCGACGGCTGCCGCGCATCGCCGGCCCGTGCGGCATGGTCCTGTTCGGCGTGACCGGCGACCTGTCGCGCAAGAAGATCATGCCGGCGATCTACGACCTCGCCAACCGCGGCCTGCTGCCGCCGGGGTTCAGCCTGGTGGGCTTCGCCCGGCGCGAGTGGGCCGACCAGGACTTCGCCCAGATCGTCCACGACGCGGTCAAGGAGAACGCGCGCACACCGTTCCGCGAGGAGGTGTGGAACCAGCTGTCCGAGGGGTTCCGCTTCGTCCCCGGCGACTTCGACGACGACGACGCCTTCGACCACCTGCGCCGCACGGTGGAGGAGCTCGACCAGCTCCGCGGCACCGGCGGCAACATGGCGTTCTACCTCGCCATCCCGCCGGCGTTCTTCGGCAATGTGGTCGGCCAGCTCAAGGAGCACGGCCTCGCCGACCCCGCACCCGACCAGTGGCGCCGGGTCGTGGTGGAGAAGCCGTTCGGCCACGACCTCGAGTCGGCGCGCGAGCTCAACGCGATCCTCGACGGTGTCTTCCCGTCGGGATCGGTGTTCCGCATCGACCACTACCTCGGCAAGGAGACGGTCCAGAACATCCTGGCGATGCGCTTCGCCAACAACATGTTCGAGCCCATCTGGAACGCCAACTACGTCGACCACGTGCAGATCACGATGGCCGAGGACATCGGCATCGGCGGCCGGGCCGGCTACTACGACGGCATCGGCGCCGCACGCGACGTCATCCAGAACCACCTGCTCCAGCTGATGGCGCTCGTGGCGATGGAGGAGCCCATCGCGTTCGACGCGGAGAGCCTGCGCCTGGAGAAGCAGAAGGTGCTCGCGTCCGCGACCCTCCCTCCTCGCCTCGACACCACCACGGCCCGCGGCCAGTACACCGCCGGGTGGGCCGGGGGCGAGAAGGTCAAGGGCTTCCTCGACGAGGAGGGCATCCCCAAGACCTCCACCACCGAGACCTACGCGGCGATCACGGTCAACGTCGAGACCCGCCGCTGGGCCGGGGTGCCGTTCTACCTCCGCACCGGCAAGCGGCTCGGGCGGCGGGTGACGGAGGTCGCCATCGTCTTCAAGCGCGCCCCGCACCTGCCGTTCACCCAGACGGCGACCGAGGACCTCAGCCAGAACGCCCTCGTCATCCGCGTGCAGCCCGACGAGGGCATGACGATGCGCTTCGGGTCGAAGGTGCCGGGCACCGCCATGGAGATCCGCGACGTCAACATGGACTTCGCCTACGGCGGGTCCTTCACCGAGGCCAGCGCCGAGGCCTACGAGCGCCTCATCCTCGACGTGCTCCTCGGCGACCCGCCGCTGTTCCCCCGCCACGAGGAGGTCGAGCTGTCGTGGAAGATCCTCGACCCCGTCATCGCCGCGTGGGCCAGGAAGGGCACGCCGGAGCCCTACGACTCCGGCACCTGGGGTCCCGCGTCGGCCGACCAGATGCTCGCCCGCGACGGGCGCACCTGGCGGAGGCCGTGA
- the secG gene encoding preprotein translocase subunit SecG — protein MILLFTILLVITSAIMILLVLLHKGRGGGLSDMFGGGVSSSLGGSSVAERNLDRFTIGVGVIWFACVVALGLLMAYQGN, from the coding sequence GTGATTCTGCTCTTCACCATCCTGCTCGTCATCACGAGCGCGATCATGATTCTGCTGGTGCTCCTCCACAAGGGACGCGGAGGCGGCCTCTCCGACATGTTCGGCGGCGGCGTGTCCAGCAGCCTGGGGGGATCGTCGGTGGCTGAGCGCAACCTCGACCGGTTCACCATCGGGGTCGGCGTCATCTGGTTTGCGTGCGTGGTTGCCCTGGGCCTGCTCATGGCCTACCAGGGCAACTGA
- a CDS encoding type IV toxin-antitoxin system AbiEi family antitoxin domain-containing protein produces MRASRWFTQTCLDHSFPLPVDAPFATRDALAAGVTARELTLLCREGLLRTPIKGVYVAAQVRDDTAHRLACLRLVTPPDAIVVDRHAGWAQGADMLLHPNEHLDAMPIAMFLPHGRGRLRNKLAESGERTFDDRDLIEAGGVRMTTPLRTALDLGRQRWPEPALTALDALHRLGAFGVGELLSEVGRFSRMRWVTTLRLVAPHTDGRAQSGGETVVRWRWLQLPVPPPEPQVEVRVNGRVAFVDVGNEALRFGVEFQGVEWHTGAHADDDEVRFGWLRQDADWLVEPAWSADVYGPDRRIDDIILDGVRRARRRRAA; encoded by the coding sequence ATGCGCGCATCCCGGTGGTTCACCCAGACCTGTCTCGATCACAGCTTCCCGCTTCCCGTGGATGCGCCGTTCGCCACGCGCGACGCCCTGGCGGCCGGCGTGACGGCGCGCGAGCTGACCCTGCTGTGCCGCGAAGGGCTCCTGCGCACCCCGATCAAGGGTGTGTACGTCGCCGCCCAGGTGCGTGACGACACGGCCCACCGACTCGCCTGCCTGCGGCTGGTTACTCCCCCGGACGCCATCGTCGTGGACCGCCACGCGGGCTGGGCACAGGGCGCCGACATGCTCCTGCACCCCAACGAGCACCTCGATGCCATGCCGATCGCGATGTTCCTTCCCCACGGCCGCGGGCGGCTGCGCAACAAGCTCGCCGAGAGTGGTGAGCGCACCTTCGACGACCGCGATCTCATCGAGGCGGGCGGCGTGCGGATGACGACGCCGTTGCGCACGGCGCTCGACCTCGGGCGTCAGAGGTGGCCCGAGCCGGCTCTCACCGCGCTGGACGCACTCCACCGGCTCGGCGCGTTCGGCGTCGGAGAGCTGTTGTCGGAAGTCGGCCGCTTCAGCCGGATGCGCTGGGTGACGACGCTGCGGCTGGTCGCTCCGCACACCGACGGCCGGGCGCAGTCCGGCGGCGAGACGGTCGTCCGGTGGCGCTGGCTCCAGCTGCCGGTCCCGCCGCCCGAACCCCAGGTCGAGGTCCGCGTCAACGGCCGGGTCGCGTTCGTCGACGTCGGCAACGAGGCGCTGCGCTTCGGCGTCGAGTTCCAGGGGGTCGAGTGGCACACCGGCGCACACGCGGACGACGACGAGGTGCGGTTCGGGTGGCTGCGCCAGGATGCCGACTGGCTGGTCGAGCCGGCGTGGTCAGCCGATGTCTACGGCCCCGACCGGCGGATCGACGACATCATCCTGGACGGCGTACGTCGAGCGCGCAGGCGTCGCGCCGCCTGA
- the pgi gene encoding glucose-6-phosphate isomerase: MSAGAVDPTTTEAWARLAALAESYEPDLRRDLTAAWVERQTLTAADLHVDLSKNLVDADVEAALLALADQVGVAARRDAMFAGEHINVTEDRAVLHTALRLPADASLTVDGQDVVAEVHEVLARVYDFADRVRSGAWTGVTGRRIETVVNIGIGGSDLGPVMAYEALEPYRQDGVSCRFISNIDPTDAGQALAGLDPETTLFIVSSKTFGTLETLTNARLCKAWLLDRLPDGSDPQDAVARHFVAVSTALDKVADFGIDPDNAFGFWDWVGGRYSMDSAIGLSLVVAIGPEHFAEMLAGFHAMDEHFRASPPEDNVPLRMGLLNVWYANFLGAHTHAVLPYAQLLHRFPAYLQQLTMESNGKGVRWDGSAVDYETGEVFWGEPGTNGQHAFYQLIHQGTRLVPADFIAFARPAYDLVDEVDGERVDVHELLLANFLAQTRALALGRTADEVRAEGVAEELVAARTFPGNRPTTSIMAPALTPSVLGQLVALYEHITFVQGAVWGIDSFDQWGVELGKQLAQEVRPAVAGDASAAAGQDPSTQALIRFYREHRSSEPRLGDPA, from the coding sequence ATGAGCGCCGGCGCCGTCGACCCCACGACCACCGAGGCGTGGGCGCGGCTCGCAGCGCTCGCGGAGTCCTACGAGCCCGACCTGCGACGCGACCTGACGGCGGCGTGGGTCGAGCGGCAGACGCTCACTGCTGCCGACCTGCACGTCGACCTGTCGAAGAACCTCGTCGACGCCGACGTGGAGGCCGCGCTGCTGGCGCTGGCCGACCAGGTCGGGGTCGCCGCGCGACGCGACGCGATGTTCGCCGGCGAGCACATCAACGTCACCGAGGACCGCGCGGTCCTGCACACCGCGCTCCGGCTGCCGGCCGACGCGTCGCTGACCGTCGACGGCCAGGACGTCGTCGCCGAGGTCCACGAGGTGCTCGCCCGGGTCTACGACTTCGCCGACCGGGTCCGGTCCGGCGCGTGGACCGGTGTGACCGGGCGGCGCATCGAGACGGTCGTCAACATCGGCATCGGCGGCTCCGACCTGGGCCCGGTGATGGCCTACGAGGCGCTCGAGCCCTACCGCCAGGACGGGGTGTCCTGCCGCTTCATCAGCAACATCGACCCGACCGACGCCGGCCAGGCGCTGGCCGGGCTCGACCCCGAGACCACGCTCTTCATCGTCTCGAGCAAGACCTTCGGCACCCTCGAGACGCTCACCAACGCCCGGCTCTGCAAGGCGTGGCTGCTCGACCGGCTCCCCGACGGCAGCGACCCGCAGGACGCGGTCGCCCGGCACTTCGTGGCCGTCTCGACCGCCCTCGACAAGGTCGCCGACTTCGGCATCGACCCCGACAACGCGTTCGGCTTCTGGGACTGGGTCGGCGGGCGCTACTCGATGGACTCCGCCATCGGCCTCTCGCTGGTCGTGGCCATCGGTCCCGAGCACTTCGCCGAGATGCTGGCGGGCTTCCACGCGATGGACGAGCACTTCCGCGCCTCCCCGCCGGAGGACAACGTCCCGCTCCGGATGGGGCTGCTCAACGTCTGGTACGCCAACTTCCTCGGCGCCCACACCCACGCCGTGCTCCCCTACGCGCAGCTGCTGCACCGCTTTCCCGCCTACCTCCAGCAGCTCACGATGGAGTCCAACGGCAAGGGCGTGCGCTGGGACGGCTCGGCGGTCGACTACGAGACCGGCGAGGTGTTCTGGGGCGAGCCGGGCACCAACGGCCAGCACGCGTTCTACCAGCTCATCCACCAGGGCACCCGGCTCGTGCCGGCCGACTTCATCGCCTTCGCGCGGCCGGCGTACGACCTCGTCGACGAGGTCGACGGCGAGCGGGTGGACGTCCACGAGCTGCTGCTGGCCAACTTCCTGGCCCAGACCAGGGCCCTCGCTCTCGGCCGGACGGCCGACGAGGTGCGCGCCGAGGGCGTCGCGGAGGAGCTGGTGGCGGCGCGGACGTTCCCCGGCAACCGGCCCACCACCTCGATCATGGCGCCGGCGCTGACCCCCTCCGTGCTGGGCCAGCTGGTCGCGCTCTACGAGCACATCACGTTCGTCCAGGGCGCCGTGTGGGGCATCGACAGCTTCGACCAGTGGGGCGTCGAGCTCGGCAAGCAGCTCGCCCAGGAGGTGCGCCCCGCGGTCGCCGGCGACGCGTCGGCCGCGGCCGGGCAGGACCCCTCCACCCAGGCGCTGATCCGCTTCTACCGGGAGCACCGCTCCTCCGAACCACGACTGGGGGACCCCGCATGA
- a CDS encoding glucose-6-phosphate dehydrogenase assembly protein OpcA, with protein sequence MIELTDTTSAKIAAEFVRSRTRAGSPAMGMVMTLIIVAPEEDAGEAMVAAKRASREHPSRVLGVILGDGRGTGQVDAQVGSGDGWGGEIALIRLKGEVVKHADSVVLPLLLPDSPVAIWWPTSAPADPAADPLGSLAQRRITDSAAVPRGKATAMLTQCQTYAPGNTDLSWTRLTPWRALLAAALDQHPLKVRSAKVTAERTSPSADLLVAWLSDRLKVDVARGTSDGPGITEVSMDTREGPIRISRADGRLATFSSPNRPDRPIALKRREVPALLAEELRRLDEDDIYAEVAAHLVTLRSTK encoded by the coding sequence ATGATCGAGCTCACCGACACCACCTCGGCGAAGATCGCGGCCGAGTTCGTCCGCTCGCGCACCCGCGCCGGCAGCCCCGCGATGGGGATGGTGATGACGCTCATCATCGTCGCGCCGGAGGAGGACGCAGGCGAGGCGATGGTCGCGGCCAAGCGCGCCTCCCGCGAGCACCCCTCCCGGGTGCTCGGGGTGATCCTGGGCGACGGGCGCGGCACCGGCCAGGTCGACGCACAGGTCGGCAGCGGTGACGGCTGGGGTGGCGAGATCGCCCTGATCCGGCTCAAGGGCGAGGTGGTCAAGCACGCCGACTCGGTCGTCCTGCCGCTGCTCCTGCCCGACTCCCCCGTCGCCATCTGGTGGCCGACCTCGGCGCCCGCCGACCCTGCCGCCGACCCGCTCGGCTCGCTGGCGCAACGCCGCATCACCGACTCCGCCGCGGTCCCGCGGGGCAAGGCGACCGCGATGCTGACCCAGTGCCAGACCTACGCCCCCGGCAACACCGACCTGAGCTGGACGCGGCTCACGCCGTGGCGCGCCCTGCTCGCCGCGGCGCTCGACCAGCACCCGCTCAAGGTGCGCAGCGCCAAGGTCACCGCCGAGCGGACCAGCCCGAGCGCCGACCTGCTGGTGGCCTGGCTCAGTGACCGCCTCAAGGTCGACGTCGCCCGTGGCACCTCCGACGGGCCCGGGATCACCGAGGTCAGCATGGACACCCGGGAGGGCCCGATCCGGATCTCGCGCGCCGACGGACGGCTGGCGACGTTCAGCTCGCCCAACCGCCCCGACCGGCCGATCGCGCTCAAGCGGCGCGAGGTGCCCGCGCTCCTCGCCGAGGAGCTGCGCCGCCTCGACGAGGACGACATCTACGCCGAGGTCGCCGCCCACCTGGTCACGCTGAGGAGCACGAAGTGA
- the whiA gene encoding DNA-binding protein WhiA: MAMTAQVKAELASTQITKTCCRKAEVASMLRFAGGLHIVSGRIVVEAELDTGAAARRLRTDIAEVYGHPSDVVMVQGNGIRKGSRYLVRVTKDGEALARQTGLLDQRGRPVRGLPPAVVSGGGCDAVAAWRGAFLAHGSLTEPGRSSSLEITCPGPEAALAIVGVARRLGISAKAREVRGVDRVVIRDGDAIGALLTRLGAHESLMAWEERRMRREVRATANRLANFDDANLRRSARAAVAAGARVERALEILGEEIPDHLRQAGHLRLEHKQASLEELGQLHEPVLTKDAIAGRIRRLLAMADKRAEDLGIPDTESSLTPEMLAEDA, encoded by the coding sequence ATGGCTATGACGGCGCAGGTGAAGGCAGAGCTCGCCTCCACCCAGATCACCAAGACCTGCTGCCGCAAGGCCGAAGTGGCCTCGATGCTGCGCTTCGCCGGGGGCCTGCACATCGTGAGCGGGCGCATCGTCGTGGAGGCCGAGCTCGACACCGGCGCCGCCGCGCGGCGGCTCCGCACCGACATCGCCGAGGTCTACGGGCACCCCTCCGACGTGGTCATGGTGCAGGGCAACGGCATCCGCAAGGGCAGCCGCTACCTCGTGCGGGTGACCAAGGACGGCGAGGCGCTGGCGCGCCAGACCGGGCTGCTCGACCAGCGCGGTCGGCCCGTACGCGGGCTGCCGCCGGCCGTGGTCAGCGGCGGCGGGTGCGACGCGGTCGCGGCGTGGCGCGGCGCGTTCCTCGCGCACGGCTCGCTCACCGAGCCCGGACGCTCGTCCTCGCTCGAGATCACCTGCCCCGGCCCCGAGGCCGCGCTGGCCATCGTCGGCGTCGCCCGCCGGCTCGGCATCTCCGCCAAGGCACGCGAGGTCCGCGGCGTCGACCGGGTCGTGATCCGCGACGGCGACGCGATCGGCGCGCTCCTCACCCGGCTCGGCGCTCACGAGTCGCTGATGGCGTGGGAGGAGCGCCGGATGCGGCGCGAGGTGCGGGCCACCGCCAACCGGCTCGCCAACTTCGACGACGCCAACCTGCGCCGCTCGGCCCGTGCCGCCGTCGCCGCCGGTGCCCGCGTGGAGCGGGCCCTGGAGATCCTCGGCGAGGAGATCCCCGACCACCTGCGCCAGGCCGGACACCTGCGCCTCGAGCACAAGCAGGCGTCGCTGGAGGAGCTCGGGCAGCTCCACGAGCCGGTCCTGACCAAGGACGCCATCGCCGGCCGCATCCGCCGGTTGCTGGCCATGGCCGACAAGCGCGCCGAGGACCTCGGCATCCCCGACACCGAGTCGTCGCTGACGCCGGAGATGCTGGCCGAGGACGCCTGA
- the gap gene encoding type I glyceraldehyde-3-phosphate dehydrogenase, whose amino-acid sequence MTVRVGINGFGRIGRNFFRAVRASGADIEIVGVNDLTDNASLANLLKFDSILGRLDADVTSDDTSIRVGDQTIAAFAERDPAALKWGDIGADVIVESTGFFTDATKARAHLDAGAKKVIISAPAKNEDITVVMGVNHELYDPASHTVISNASCTTNCLAPMAKALHEGLGINKGLMTTIHAYTADQNLQDNIHKDPRRARAAALNMVPTSTGAAKAIGLVLPELKGKLDGYAMRVPVPTGSATDLTFEASRETSVDEVNEIVKAAADGRYLKYSTDPLVSTDIVTDPASCIFDAPLTKVNGNQVKVLGWYDNEWGYSNRLADLITYVGSSL is encoded by the coding sequence ATGACTGTCCGCGTAGGCATCAACGGCTTCGGCCGCATCGGTCGCAACTTCTTCCGCGCGGTGCGCGCCTCGGGCGCCGACATCGAGATCGTGGGCGTCAACGACCTCACCGACAACGCCTCGCTCGCCAACCTGCTCAAGTTCGACTCCATCCTGGGTCGCCTCGACGCCGACGTCACCAGCGACGACACGTCGATCCGCGTCGGCGACCAGACCATCGCGGCGTTCGCCGAGCGCGACCCGGCCGCCCTCAAGTGGGGTGACATCGGTGCCGACGTGATCGTCGAGTCCACCGGATTCTTCACCGACGCCACCAAGGCGCGCGCCCACCTCGACGCCGGCGCCAAGAAGGTCATCATCTCGGCGCCCGCCAAGAACGAGGACATCACCGTCGTGATGGGCGTCAACCACGAGCTCTACGACCCGGCCTCCCACACGGTCATCTCCAACGCGTCGTGCACCACCAACTGCCTCGCGCCGATGGCCAAGGCGCTCCACGAGGGCCTCGGCATCAACAAGGGCCTGATGACGACCATCCACGCCTACACCGCCGACCAGAACCTCCAGGACAACATCCACAAGGACCCGCGTCGTGCCCGCGCGGCCGCGCTCAACATGGTGCCCACCTCCACCGGTGCCGCCAAGGCGATCGGCCTGGTCCTGCCCGAGCTCAAGGGCAAGCTCGACGGCTACGCGATGCGCGTCCCGGTCCCGACCGGCTCCGCCACCGACCTGACCTTCGAGGCGTCCCGCGAGACCTCCGTCGACGAGGTCAACGAGATCGTGAAGGCCGCGGCCGACGGTCGCTACCTGAAGTACTCCACCGACCCGCTCGTCTCCACCGACATCGTCACCGACCCGGCGTCCTGCATCTTCGACGCCCCGCTCACCAAGGTCAACGGCAACCAGGTCAAGGTGCTCGGCTGGTACGACAACGAGTGGGGCTACTCCAACCGGCTCGCCGACCTGATCACCTACGTCGGCTCCTCGCTCTGA
- a CDS encoding RNA polymerase-binding protein RbpA — protein sequence MAGAGNAIRGSRVGAGPMGEAERGEAAPRQMVTYFCSHDHRSVVTFAIEAAAPDSWDCPKCGLPASLDSDNPPPAPKIEPYKTHLAYVKERRSETEAADILDEAVALLRSRRKAGEIIF from the coding sequence ATGGCTGGTGCTGGTAACGCGATTCGCGGTAGTCGAGTCGGAGCCGGCCCGATGGGCGAGGCCGAGCGCGGCGAGGCCGCGCCGCGGCAGATGGTCACCTATTTCTGCAGCCACGACCACCGCTCGGTGGTGACGTTCGCGATCGAGGCCGCGGCCCCGGATTCCTGGGACTGCCCCAAGTGCGGCCTCCCGGCCAGCCTCGACTCCGACAACCCGCCCCCGGCACCCAAGATCGAGCCCTACAAGACGCACCTCGCCTACGTGAAGGAGCGTCGCAGCGAGACCGAGGCGGCCGACATCCTCGACGAGGCGGTCGCCCTCCTCCGCAGCCGCCGCAAGGCCGGCGAGATCATCTTCTGA
- the pgl gene encoding 6-phosphogluconolactonase produces MNDPEVRRHDDADALVGDVASALLDRLEAAQARGEVPQVGLTGGSIAEQLHRELARRSVDSSLDWSRVVIWWGDERFVASDSPDRNAVQARQTLLDHVPVDPANVHEVPASDQVPTAEDAAAAYSEAMREHGAGFFEVLMLGIGPDGHCASLFPGHPALGARDAIAVAVHDSPKPPPDRVTLTFEAMERCRAVWFIASGDGKADAVARALAPDGSVAETPARGVRGDETVWWLDEAAASAL; encoded by the coding sequence GTGAACGATCCCGAGGTCCGCCGCCACGACGACGCCGACGCGCTGGTCGGCGACGTCGCGTCCGCGCTGCTCGACCGGCTCGAGGCGGCCCAGGCGCGCGGCGAGGTGCCGCAGGTCGGCCTCACCGGCGGCAGCATCGCCGAGCAGCTCCACCGCGAGCTCGCCCGCCGGTCCGTGGACTCCTCGCTCGACTGGTCGCGGGTGGTGATCTGGTGGGGCGACGAGCGGTTCGTCGCATCCGACTCCCCCGACCGCAACGCCGTCCAGGCCCGCCAGACGCTGCTCGACCACGTGCCGGTCGACCCGGCCAACGTCCACGAGGTGCCGGCGAGCGACCAGGTGCCGACCGCCGAGGACGCCGCCGCGGCCTACAGCGAGGCGATGCGCGAGCACGGCGCCGGGTTCTTCGAGGTGCTGATGCTCGGCATCGGCCCCGACGGGCACTGCGCGTCGCTCTTCCCCGGCCACCCGGCGCTCGGGGCGCGCGACGCGATCGCCGTCGCCGTCCACGACTCCCCCAAGCCGCCCCCCGACCGCGTCACCCTCACCTTCGAGGCGATGGAGCGGTGTCGCGCGGTCTGGTTCATCGCCAGCGGCGACGGCAAGGCCGACGCCGTCGCCCGGGCGCTCGCCCCCGACGGGTCCGTCGCCGAGACCCCCGCGCGGGGCGTACGCGGCGACGAGACCGTCTGGTGGCTCGACGAGGCCGCCGCCTCCGCCCTCTGA
- a CDS encoding phosphoglycerate kinase: protein MPATTPGIDSLGDLKGKRVLVRSDLNVPLDGSTPGDMKVADDGRIRASVPTIKQLSDAGARVVVTAHLGRPKGAPDPKYSLRPVAERLSELLGRPVAFATDTVGTSATETVAGLQDGDVALLENVRFNDGETSKDDEVRAAFADQLAQLADAFVSDGFGVVHRKQASVYDVALRLPSAMGGLVAKEVDVLRRLTEDPQRPYVVVLGGSKVSDKLGVIDNLIDKADKLLIGGGMVFTFLKAQGHEVGKSLLEADQVDTCARYLTEAAERGVEILLPTDVVVDTAFPSGDREPQPSVVPASEIPADAIGLDIGPESAAAFAAALADARTVFWNGPMGVFETDAFAGGTRAVAEALTKVDGLSVVGGGDSAAAVRKLGFDEAAFGHISTGGGASLEFLEGKELPGIAVLERG from the coding sequence ATGCCCGCCACCACTCCCGGCATCGACTCGCTCGGTGACCTGAAGGGCAAGCGCGTCCTGGTCCGGTCCGACCTCAACGTCCCGCTCGACGGCAGCACGCCGGGGGACATGAAGGTGGCCGACGACGGCCGGATCCGCGCGAGCGTGCCGACGATCAAGCAGCTCTCCGACGCCGGCGCCCGGGTGGTCGTCACCGCCCACCTGGGCCGGCCGAAGGGCGCGCCCGACCCGAAGTACTCGCTCCGGCCCGTGGCCGAGCGGCTCTCCGAGCTGCTCGGCCGCCCGGTGGCGTTCGCGACCGACACGGTCGGCACGAGCGCCACGGAGACGGTGGCGGGCCTGCAGGACGGCGACGTCGCCCTGCTGGAGAACGTTCGGTTCAACGACGGCGAGACCAGCAAGGACGACGAGGTCCGCGCCGCGTTCGCCGACCAGCTCGCCCAGCTGGCCGACGCGTTCGTCTCCGACGGCTTCGGCGTCGTGCACCGCAAGCAGGCCAGCGTCTACGACGTCGCGCTGCGGCTGCCGTCCGCCATGGGCGGCCTGGTCGCCAAGGAGGTCGACGTGCTGCGACGGCTCACCGAGGACCCCCAGCGCCCCTACGTCGTCGTGCTCGGCGGGTCGAAGGTCTCCGACAAGCTCGGCGTCATCGACAACCTCATCGACAAGGCCGACAAGCTGCTCATCGGCGGCGGGATGGTCTTCACCTTCCTCAAGGCCCAGGGCCACGAGGTGGGCAAGAGCCTGCTCGAGGCCGACCAGGTCGACACCTGCGCCCGCTACCTCACCGAGGCGGCCGAGCGCGGTGTGGAGATCCTGCTGCCGACCGACGTCGTGGTCGACACGGCGTTCCCGTCGGGCGACCGCGAGCCGCAGCCCAGCGTCGTACCCGCCTCGGAGATCCCGGCCGACGCCATCGGGCTCGACATCGGGCCCGAGTCGGCGGCGGCGTTCGCGGCGGCCCTGGCCGACGCGCGCACGGTCTTCTGGAACGGCCCGATGGGCGTGTTCGAGACCGACGCGTTCGCCGGCGGCACCCGTGCCGTCGCCGAGGCGCTGACGAAGGTCGACGGGCTGTCCGTCGTCGGCGGTGGTGACTCCGCCGCGGCCGTGCGCAAGCTCGGCTTCGACGAGGCCGCGTTCGGCCACATCTCCACCGGCGGTGGCGCGTCGCTGGAGTTCCTGGAGGGCAAGGAGCTCCCGGGCATCGCCGTACTCGAGAGGGGCTGA
- the tpiA gene encoding triose-phosphate isomerase produces MAGNWKMNLNHQEAVVLVQKLAWTLADKRHDFGKVEVVVVPPFTDLRSVQTLVDGDRLSIRYGAQDVSVHDNGAYTGEISATMLAKLGCSYIVVGHSERRIYHNESDELVNAKAHKALHAGMTPIVCVGEGLDVRQAGEHVPFTLTQLDGSLDGFTAEQVADLVVAYEPVWAIGTGEVATPDDAQEVCAAIRERVRHVHGDGAADGLRILYGGSVKAANVGGIMDKADVDGCLVGGASLQVDEFGGICRFYDMPVL; encoded by the coding sequence ATGGCGGGCAACTGGAAGATGAACCTCAACCACCAGGAAGCGGTGGTGCTGGTCCAGAAGCTCGCCTGGACGCTGGCGGACAAGCGTCACGACTTCGGCAAGGTCGAGGTCGTCGTGGTGCCGCCGTTCACCGACCTGCGCTCGGTGCAGACGCTGGTCGACGGTGACCGCCTCTCGATCCGCTACGGGGCCCAGGACGTCTCCGTCCACGACAACGGCGCCTACACCGGCGAGATCTCCGCGACGATGCTGGCCAAGCTGGGCTGCTCCTACATCGTGGTCGGCCACAGCGAGCGCCGCATCTACCACAACGAGTCAGACGAGCTGGTCAACGCCAAGGCGCACAAGGCGCTGCACGCGGGGATGACCCCGATCGTGTGCGTCGGGGAGGGCCTCGACGTGCGCCAGGCGGGCGAGCACGTGCCGTTCACCCTCACGCAGCTCGACGGCTCGCTCGACGGTTTCACCGCCGAGCAGGTCGCCGACCTCGTGGTCGCCTACGAGCCCGTCTGGGCCATCGGCACCGGCGAGGTGGCGACCCCGGACGACGCCCAGGAGGTCTGCGCGGCGATCCGCGAGCGCGTCCGGCACGTGCACGGCGACGGTGCCGCCGACGGCCTCCGGATCCTCTACGGCGGGTCGGTGAAGGCGGCCAACGTCGGCGGGATCATGGACAAGGCCGACGTCGACGGCTGCCTGGTCGGTGGCGCCAGCCTGCAGGTCGACGAGTTCGGCGGCATCTGCCGGTTCTACGACATGCCGGTGCTGTGA